A genome region from Pseudomonas pergaminensis includes the following:
- a CDS encoding GntR family transcriptional regulator, translated as MKAVSASASRYAMIHQVLRDAIVNGTARHGLVLLEAPLAELFGTSRVPVRKALDLLHAEGLICRFNGRGYLINPEGLAMEPLRLPLSHAHLGLNGEDELVDTRPLGERIVEEIGAALSTCIAFGHYRLDEQAAADHYGVSRAVVREALMRLRDRGLVEKEPYSQWLAGPLTAREVTEDYELRACLEPEALRQSAPHLDRELLEAMLQRVLDAQESAHCSLEAIEQIEEDLHQRCLAGLQNRKIAALIRQGQSPMIISRIFYRLLGIGADPAMLAEHRLILELLLHGAVDAAALNLREHLQRARQRMLQRLKVLSVLPEQPLPAYLHKIS; from the coding sequence ATGAAAGCAGTGTCCGCCTCGGCCTCCCGTTACGCGATGATTCATCAGGTGTTGCGTGACGCGATCGTCAACGGTACTGCGCGCCACGGCCTGGTCTTGCTGGAAGCACCGCTGGCCGAATTGTTCGGCACCAGCCGCGTGCCGGTGCGCAAGGCCTTGGACCTGCTGCACGCAGAGGGCCTGATCTGCCGCTTCAACGGCCGGGGTTACCTGATCAACCCCGAAGGCCTGGCGATGGAGCCGCTGCGCCTGCCCTTGAGCCACGCTCACCTGGGCCTTAACGGTGAAGATGAGCTGGTGGACACGCGACCACTGGGCGAACGCATCGTCGAAGAGATCGGCGCGGCGTTGTCCACCTGTATTGCTTTCGGCCATTACCGCCTGGATGAGCAAGCTGCTGCCGACCACTACGGCGTCAGCCGCGCCGTGGTGCGCGAAGCGCTGATGCGCCTGCGCGACCGTGGCCTGGTGGAAAAGGAGCCCTACTCCCAATGGCTGGCGGGGCCGTTGACTGCACGAGAAGTCACCGAAGACTACGAACTGCGCGCCTGCCTGGAGCCCGAAGCCCTGCGCCAAAGTGCCCCCCACCTCGACCGCGAATTGCTGGAGGCCATGCTGCAGCGCGTGCTGGATGCCCAGGAGAGCGCGCATTGCAGCCTGGAGGCCATCGAACAGATCGAGGAAGACTTGCACCAGCGCTGCCTGGCCGGCCTGCAGAACCGCAAAATTGCGGCGTTGATTCGCCAGGGCCAGAGCCCGATGATCATCAGCCGGATTTTCTACCGTTTGCTGGGGATCGGTGCTGATCCGGCCATGTTGGCTGAGCATCGCCTGATTCTGGAGCTGTTGCTGCATGGCGCGGTGGACGCGGCGGCGCTGAACCTGCGCGAGCACCTGCAGCGGGCTCGGCAGCGGATGTTGCAGCGCTTGAAAGTGCTCTCAGTGCTGCCCGAACAGCCGCTTCCCGCCTACCTGCACAAAATCAGCTGA
- the lon gene encoding endopeptidase La, producing MSDQQDFPDYDLNDYADPENAETPSSNTGLALPGQNLPDKVYIIPIHNRPFFPAQVLPVIVNEEPWAETLELVSKSEHHSLALFFMDTPPEDPRHFDTSSLPLYGTLVKVHHASRENGKLQFVAQGLTRVRIKTWLKHHRPPYLVEVEYPHQPSEPTDEVKAYGMALINAIKELLPLNPLYSEELKNYLNRFSPNDPSPLTDFAAALTSATGNELQEVLDCVPMLKRMEKVLPMLRKEVEVARLQKELSAEVNRKIGEHQREFFLKEQLKVIQQELGLTKDDRSADVEQFEQRLEGKVLPAQAKKRIDEELNKLSILETGSPEYAVTRNYLDWATSVPWGVYGEDKLDLKHARKVLDKHHAGLDDIKSRILEFLAVGAYKGEVAGSIVLLVGPPGVGKTSVGKSIAESLGRPFYRFSVGGMRDEAEIKGHRRTYIGALPGKLVQALKDVEVMNPVIMLDEIDKMGQSFQGDPASALLETLDPEQNVEFLDHYLDLRLDLSKVLFVCTANTLDSIPGPLLDRMEVIRLSGYITEEKVAIAKRHLWPKQLEKAGVSKNSLTISDGALRALIDGYAREAGVRQLEKQLGKLVRKAVVKLLDEPDSVIKIGNKDLESSLGMPVFRNEQVLSGTGVITGLAWTSMGGATLPIEATRIHTLNRGFKLTGQLGEVMKESAEIAYSYISSNLKSFGGDPKFFDEAFVHLHVPEGATPKDGPSAGVTMASALLSLARNQPPKKGVAMTGELTLTGHVLPIGGVREKVIAARRQKIHELILPEPNRGSFEELPEYLKEGMTVHFAKRFADVAKVLF from the coding sequence ATGAGCGACCAGCAAGATTTCCCTGATTACGACTTGAACGACTACGCTGACCCCGAAAACGCTGAAACCCCGTCTTCCAATACCGGCCTGGCTCTGCCTGGGCAAAACCTGCCGGACAAGGTCTATATCATCCCGATCCACAACCGGCCCTTCTTCCCGGCGCAAGTGCTGCCGGTGATCGTCAATGAAGAGCCGTGGGCCGAGACGCTTGAGCTGGTGAGCAAATCCGAGCACCACTCCCTGGCGCTGTTCTTCATGGACACCCCGCCGGAAGACCCGCGCCACTTCGACACCTCCAGCCTGCCGCTGTACGGCACCCTGGTGAAGGTACACCACGCCAGCCGCGAGAACGGCAAGCTGCAGTTCGTCGCCCAGGGCCTGACCCGTGTGCGCATCAAGACCTGGCTCAAGCACCACCGCCCACCGTATCTGGTGGAAGTCGAGTACCCGCACCAGCCGAGCGAACCGACCGACGAGGTGAAGGCCTACGGCATGGCGCTGATCAATGCGATCAAGGAGCTGCTGCCGCTCAACCCGCTGTACAGCGAAGAGCTGAAAAACTACCTCAACCGCTTCAGCCCCAACGACCCGTCGCCACTCACCGACTTCGCCGCCGCGCTGACCTCGGCCACCGGTAACGAGTTGCAGGAAGTGCTCGATTGCGTGCCCATGCTCAAGCGCATGGAAAAAGTCCTGCCGATGCTGCGCAAAGAAGTCGAAGTCGCGCGCCTGCAAAAAGAACTCTCCGCCGAGGTGAACCGCAAGATCGGCGAGCACCAGCGCGAGTTCTTTCTCAAGGAACAGCTCAAGGTCATCCAGCAGGAGCTGGGCCTGACCAAGGACGACCGCAGCGCGGATGTCGAGCAGTTCGAGCAACGCCTGGAAGGCAAAGTGCTGCCGGCCCAAGCGAAGAAACGCATAGATGAAGAACTGAACAAACTGTCGATCCTCGAGACCGGTTCGCCGGAATACGCGGTGACGCGCAACTACCTAGACTGGGCCACTTCAGTGCCGTGGGGCGTGTACGGCGAGGACAAACTCGACCTCAAACACGCGCGCAAGGTGTTGGACAAGCATCACGCGGGCCTGGATGACATCAAGAGTCGCATCCTCGAATTTCTCGCGGTGGGCGCCTATAAAGGCGAAGTCGCCGGCTCCATCGTGCTGCTGGTGGGCCCGCCGGGCGTGGGCAAGACCAGTGTGGGCAAATCCATCGCCGAGTCCCTGGGCCGGCCGTTCTACCGTTTCAGCGTGGGCGGCATGCGTGACGAGGCCGAGATCAAAGGCCATCGCCGCACCTACATCGGCGCGCTGCCAGGCAAGCTGGTGCAAGCGCTCAAGGATGTGGAGGTGATGAACCCGGTGATCATGCTCGACGAGATCGACAAGATGGGCCAAAGCTTCCAGGGCGACCCGGCCTCGGCGCTGCTGGAAACCCTCGACCCGGAACAGAACGTCGAATTCCTCGATCACTACCTGGACCTGCGCCTGGACCTGTCCAAGGTGCTGTTCGTGTGCACCGCCAACACCCTGGATTCCATCCCCGGCCCGCTGCTGGACCGTATGGAAGTGATTCGCCTGTCGGGCTATATCACCGAAGAAAAAGTCGCCATCGCCAAGCGCCACCTGTGGCCCAAACAGCTGGAAAAAGCCGGCGTGTCGAAAAACAGCCTGACCATCAGCGACGGTGCCCTGCGTGCCTTGATCGACGGTTATGCCCGCGAAGCCGGGGTGCGACAGTTGGAGAAACAACTGGGCAAGCTGGTGCGCAAGGCGGTGGTCAAGCTGCTGGATGAGCCGGATTCGGTGATCAAGATCGGCAACAAGGACCTGGAAAGCTCGCTGGGCATGCCGGTATTCCGCAATGAACAAGTGCTGTCCGGCACCGGTGTGATCACCGGCCTGGCCTGGACCAGCATGGGCGGCGCGACCTTGCCGATCGAAGCGACGCGCATCCATACGCTCAATCGCGGCTTCAAGCTCACCGGTCAGTTGGGCGAAGTGATGAAGGAATCCGCCGAAATCGCCTACAGCTACATCAGCTCCAATCTGAAGTCGTTTGGCGGTGATCCGAAATTCTTCGACGAAGCCTTCGTGCACTTGCATGTGCCGGAAGGTGCCACGCCAAAAGATGGCCCGAGCGCCGGTGTGACCATGGCCAGTGCGCTGCTGTCCCTGGCGCGTAACCAGCCGCCGAAAAAAGGCGTGGCCATGACTGGCGAGCTGACCTTGACCGGGCATGTGCTGCCGATTGGCGGGGTGCGCGAGAAAGTGATCGCGGCGCGGCGCCAGAAGATTCATGAACTGATCCTGCCGGAGCCGAATCGGGGCAGTTTTGAGGAATTGCCGGAGTACCTGAAGGAAGGCATGACGGTGCACTTTGCCAAGCGCTTTGCGGATGTGGCGAAAGTGCTCTTCTGA
- a CDS encoding amidase, translating to MSDATSMAEDFASGRSDPVQALEQALEKASQVPAVFISLTGERARREAEAAAARWRAGQPVSVFDGVPLAWKDLFDVAGSVTTAGAAYRRNAPAALLDAPTVGLLCRAGMVSVGKTNLSELAYSGLGLNPHFGTPHNPHGTDQPRIPGGSSSGSAVAVAAGIVPIAMGTDTAGSIRIPSAFNGLVGYRSSSRRYSRDGVFPLAHTLDSLGPLTRSVRDALAIDDLLHGRTQTHTARSLKGQRFVLAQQDAEPAVRNNLLRAVEQLKAQGALVEERECPTFQATLDLIKHHGWLGAFEAFALHEALLDSPDAELLDPRVRRRLETARSLPASQLIHLTDARRRLQQQLVDDLDGAILITPTVAHVAPPLAPLAGDDDLFVNTNLATLRLTMPGSLLDMPGVNLPSGRDAQGLPTGLLLSAPTGEDARLLRAALSVETVLNV from the coding sequence ATGTCAGATGCCACTTCAATGGCCGAGGATTTCGCCAGCGGTCGCAGCGACCCGGTGCAAGCCCTCGAACAGGCACTCGAGAAAGCCAGCCAGGTGCCTGCCGTCTTTATCAGCCTGACGGGCGAACGCGCCCGCCGTGAAGCCGAAGCCGCCGCCGCCCGTTGGCGCGCCGGCCAGCCAGTGAGCGTGTTCGATGGCGTGCCGTTGGCCTGGAAGGACCTGTTTGATGTGGCCGGCAGCGTCACCACGGCGGGCGCCGCCTACCGCCGCAACGCGCCCGCGGCCTTGCTCGATGCCCCCACTGTCGGCCTGTTGTGCCGCGCCGGGATGGTCAGTGTCGGCAAGACCAACCTCAGCGAACTGGCCTATTCTGGCTTGGGGCTGAACCCGCATTTCGGCACGCCGCACAATCCCCATGGCACTGACCAACCGCGTATTCCGGGCGGTTCGTCGTCCGGCTCGGCGGTCGCCGTCGCTGCCGGCATCGTGCCTATCGCCATGGGCACCGACACGGCCGGTTCCATCCGTATCCCGTCGGCGTTCAATGGCCTGGTGGGTTACCGCAGCAGCAGCCGACGCTACAGCCGCGATGGGGTTTTCCCCCTGGCCCACACCCTCGACAGCCTTGGCCCGTTGACCCGCAGCGTGCGCGATGCACTGGCCATCGACGACCTGTTGCATGGCCGCACCCAAACCCACACGGCCCGCAGCCTCAAGGGCCAGCGCTTTGTGTTGGCGCAACAGGACGCTGAACCCGCTGTGCGCAACAATCTGCTGCGCGCGGTGGAGCAACTCAAGGCCCAGGGCGCGCTGGTCGAAGAACGCGAATGCCCAACGTTCCAGGCGACCCTGGACCTGATCAAACACCACGGTTGGCTCGGCGCCTTTGAAGCCTTCGCCCTGCACGAAGCGCTGCTCGACAGCCCCGACGCCGAGCTGCTCGACCCGCGCGTGCGCCGCCGCCTCGAAACTGCGCGTTCACTGCCAGCCAGCCAGCTCATCCACCTGACTGATGCACGTCGCCGCCTGCAACAGCAACTGGTCGACGACCTCGACGGCGCCATCCTCATCACACCCACCGTCGCCCACGTCGCGCCCCCATTGGCGCCTCTGGCGGGCGACGACGACCTGTTCGTCAACACCAACCTCGCCACCCTGCGCCTGACCATGCCCGGCAGTCTGCTCGACATGCCCGGCGTAAACCTGCCCAGCGGCCGCGATGCCCAGGGCCTGCCCACCGGGTTGCTGCTCAGCGCCCCGACGGGAGAAGACGCACGCCTGCTGCGCGCCGCGTTGTCCGTCGAAACCGTACTTAACGTTTAA